In Verrucomicrobiales bacterium, the following are encoded in one genomic region:
- a CDS encoding c-type cytochrome → MKHIVTLCRPIGWVAALLVGVAILSPSATQAVGVQLAPATANPYSERSGELLLAELNCVACHTADAAAAGRLFSRSSPQLQGIGSRVTPQFLRSWLTSPHAEKSGTPMPDLLHGLNGEAKAEAVDALVHFLASQTGTNTTSLSPVHQSLIDQGRALYHSVGCVACHAPQDAIGTATTETVAALQANSVPLGSLAKKFSLEDLSSFLLDPLRTRPSGRMPSLSLKPGEARAIAAYLLREQATHASANPEVTLPGLHYDYYEVSASQVADLDKASPAGGGSADGFSTSYTKRPQQYGLKFHGMLQVPKDATYVFFVTADDGAKLWIDGQVVVDNDGIHAPQEKSGKVALKAGAHSIALSFFNQGAGAELQVGWAEEGKQRRSIPTSVLSHSGRPMSPIQPESLILDAAKAARGKELFSSMGCVACHPLGNLTAGTAQRAPDLTQLKADQADGCLGSPRPGLPRFDLSTEQKAALKSVLAQVNQLKEPLSAKDQIRHQLSALNCYACHSRDGIGGPDPSRSEFFSTVDHADLGDEGRIPPHLTGVGGKLQANWLKTVLLNKGAARPYMATRMPQFGTNAIGSLPGLFETVDDPSAAANPTQPPTPQQIKAGRQLVGTGGVSCIACHTFAKQKSLGIPAMDLTLMTQRLKRTWFDRYLKDPASLRPGTRMPSFWPDETAVNQDILAGNTSQQIEAIWAYLSAGRNAKLPEGLTRIGQELVSTQEAVLYRHFIEGAGSRAIGVGYPEKANLAFDANQLRLALIWHGKFIDAAKHRQDRGAGYEGPLGDDVITLVSGAPFASLASADAPWPTESGKAAGYRMAGYSLDAQQRPTFRYLFGSIQVEDYPIAVSREPEPSLKRTITLKSEKPIPPLWFRAAVGERIEKSNQGYQVDGTLTLRFEIPGEAQPVIRKNSGKQELLIPIQVTGNEARLVEEIVW, encoded by the coding sequence ATGAAACACATCGTGACTTTATGCCGCCCTATCGGCTGGGTGGCAGCGCTCCTGGTGGGAGTGGCTATCCTATCACCATCGGCGACGCAGGCCGTCGGGGTTCAGCTGGCTCCGGCCACTGCCAATCCCTACTCCGAGCGCAGCGGCGAACTGCTCCTGGCCGAGCTGAACTGTGTGGCGTGCCATACCGCCGACGCAGCGGCGGCTGGCCGGCTCTTTTCCCGCAGCTCCCCGCAACTGCAAGGCATCGGGTCACGGGTTACCCCACAATTCCTCCGCAGCTGGCTGACCTCCCCCCACGCAGAGAAATCCGGCACTCCCATGCCCGACTTGCTGCATGGCCTCAACGGAGAAGCCAAGGCGGAGGCCGTGGACGCCCTGGTTCACTTTTTAGCCTCTCAGACCGGCACCAACACCACTTCGTTGAGCCCCGTCCATCAAAGTCTAATCGACCAAGGACGTGCGCTCTATCACTCCGTAGGTTGCGTGGCCTGTCACGCGCCGCAGGATGCCATCGGGACCGCGACTACGGAAACGGTTGCTGCGCTCCAAGCCAATTCGGTTCCCCTGGGATCTCTGGCCAAGAAGTTTTCGCTTGAGGATCTGTCCTCGTTCTTGCTCGACCCGCTTCGGACGCGCCCCTCCGGCCGAATGCCCTCGCTCAGTCTCAAGCCGGGCGAGGCTCGAGCGATCGCCGCTTACCTGCTCCGGGAACAGGCCACCCACGCCTCAGCCAATCCGGAGGTGACTCTTCCCGGGTTGCACTATGACTATTACGAGGTCTCAGCCAGCCAGGTGGCTGATCTCGACAAAGCCTCCCCTGCCGGCGGCGGGTCGGCCGACGGTTTCAGCACCAGCTATACCAAACGCCCTCAACAATACGGACTGAAGTTCCATGGGATGCTGCAGGTTCCCAAGGACGCCACCTACGTGTTCTTTGTAACGGCGGATGACGGTGCCAAGCTCTGGATCGATGGCCAGGTGGTGGTCGACAACGATGGCATCCACGCGCCGCAGGAAAAATCCGGGAAGGTAGCACTGAAGGCCGGAGCTCACTCCATCGCGCTTTCGTTCTTCAACCAGGGGGCCGGAGCCGAACTGCAGGTGGGCTGGGCTGAGGAGGGCAAACAACGCCGGAGCATCCCCACCAGCGTCCTCTCCCACAGCGGCCGGCCGATGTCGCCGATCCAACCCGAATCCCTGATCCTGGACGCCGCGAAGGCAGCCCGCGGAAAGGAGCTCTTCAGCAGCATGGGCTGCGTCGCATGCCATCCCCTGGGAAACTTGACCGCAGGAACCGCTCAGCGTGCGCCGGATCTGACGCAGCTGAAGGCCGACCAAGCGGACGGCTGCCTGGGGTCACCCCGTCCGGGGCTTCCCCGTTTTGACCTCAGCACCGAGCAAAAGGCCGCGCTTAAATCAGTACTCGCGCAGGTCAACCAGCTGAAGGAGCCGCTCAGCGCCAAGGACCAAATCCGCCATCAGCTCTCGGCCCTGAACTGCTACGCGTGCCACAGCCGCGATGGCATCGGCGGCCCCGATCCGAGCCGGTCCGAATTCTTCAGCACCGTCGATCACGCCGATCTGGGCGATGAGGGACGCATCCCGCCTCACCTCACCGGCGTGGGCGGCAAACTGCAAGCCAACTGGCTGAAAACTGTCCTCCTGAACAAAGGTGCCGCCCGCCCCTACATGGCGACCCGGATGCCTCAGTTCGGAACCAACGCCATCGGGTCCCTGCCCGGCCTCTTCGAGACCGTGGACGACCCAAGCGCGGCTGCAAATCCGACCCAACCGCCAACCCCGCAGCAGATCAAGGCGGGACGTCAGCTGGTGGGAACGGGAGGCGTGTCGTGCATCGCTTGTCATACGTTCGCGAAACAGAAGTCGCTCGGCATCCCCGCGATGGACCTCACCCTCATGACCCAGCGCCTCAAGCGGACCTGGTTCGATCGTTATCTCAAGGATCCGGCTTCGTTGCGTCCGGGGACCCGAATGCCGTCCTTCTGGCCCGACGAAACCGCAGTCAACCAGGATATCCTGGCGGGCAACACCTCCCAACAAATCGAGGCCATCTGGGCCTATCTCTCCGCCGGCAGAAACGCCAAGCTGCCCGAGGGCCTTACCCGCATCGGCCAGGAGTTGGTGAGCACCCAGGAAGCGGTGCTCTACCGTCATTTCATTGAGGGTGCCGGATCCCGAGCCATCGGCGTCGGTTACCCAGAAAAAGCCAACCTGGCGTTCGATGCCAACCAACTCCGCCTGGCACTGATTTGGCACGGCAAGTTTATCGATGCCGCCAAGCACCGTCAGGACCGCGGTGCGGGGTATGAAGGCCCGTTGGGCGACGATGTCATCACCCTGGTCAGTGGCGCGCCGTTTGCAAGTCTCGCCTCCGCCGATGCGCCCTGGCCAACCGAGTCGGGCAAAGCGGCCGGCTACCGGATGGCCGGGTATAGCCTGGATGCCCAACAGCGCCCCACCTTCCGTTACCTATTCGGGAGCATCCAGGTGGAGGACTACCCCATCGCTGTCTCCCGAGAGCCAGAGCCTTCCCTCAAACGGACCATCACCCTGAAATCCGAGAAACCCATTCCCCCTCTCTGGTTCCGGGCGGCAGTCGGAGAACGCATCGAGAAAAGCAATCAAGGGTATCAAGTCGATGGTACCCTGACGCTTCGATTCGAAATTCCCGGCGAGGCCCAGCCGGTGATCCGAAAGAACTCAGGCAAGCAGGAACTGCTCATCCCCATTCAAGTCACCGGCAACGAAGCACGTCTCGTGGAGGAAATCGTATGGTAA
- the priA gene encoding primosomal protein N', with protein sequence MIARVTLEIALRKEFDYLVPEELQAGMEIGTRVKVPFGSRQVMGVVTALPETSTHTQLRSVLKVVGKQSQITPRILELARWIASYYCCAVETAIKSVLPDAVRKEKEGWQERLFVKAVPLVGEFPKLTRRQLDVWQIIEERREIALQELLRLTGTTAEVVRRIEDRGLIQIAPAVVERDPYANETIVPTTPLTLNTEQASCLKALVQALDQTPSQSELKAQGPKKPSVNIGAPSTFLLHGVTGSGKTEVYLQAIAEAMDRGRGAIVLVPEISLTPQTVERFKARFSSGKHQTLVAVLHSHLSTGERHDEWHKIRQGRARIVIGARSAIFAPVEPLGLIIVDEEHEHSYKQEEAPRYHARDVAVVRGQMEGAVVVLGSATPSMESYYNAKRGKYALLEMPTRIDDRKLPLVRIVDMRNEARKAKGPPIFSQPLKEGIQSRLDRKEQVMLFLNRRGYSTSLQCPKCGYVAGCPNCSISLTFHRSQGLLRCHICSHSAPAPTQCPEPSCRNPGIRYSGLGTEKVEETLRKLFPHAQVARMDSDTLHRKEDYRRILGDFRTGKIDILVGTQMIAKGLHFPNVTMVGIIHADLSLHMPDFRAGERTFQLLTQVSGRAGRGDVEGEVFVQAFTPFHPAIQYARRHDFQGFYDQETEFREQLKYPPFSRIALLTLKGRNEEKVDFTASHLMREIERLFTGWKDLVLAGPAPAPLAKAESFYRYQLMIRCRQMTALSQKLSHFLVGREWPDDITVTVDVDPVNMG encoded by the coding sequence ATGATCGCCCGAGTGACTCTGGAAATCGCGCTCCGCAAGGAGTTCGATTACCTTGTACCCGAGGAATTGCAGGCGGGAATGGAGATTGGCACCCGGGTGAAGGTTCCGTTTGGAAGCCGCCAAGTGATGGGCGTGGTGACCGCCTTGCCCGAGACCTCCACCCACACCCAACTGCGCTCGGTGCTGAAGGTCGTCGGCAAACAAAGCCAGATCACGCCGCGAATTCTCGAGCTGGCGCGGTGGATTGCCAGCTACTATTGCTGCGCGGTGGAGACGGCGATCAAAAGCGTTCTGCCGGATGCGGTGCGCAAGGAGAAGGAAGGCTGGCAGGAGCGGCTGTTCGTAAAGGCGGTCCCCCTGGTGGGGGAGTTTCCCAAACTAACCCGACGCCAGCTCGATGTCTGGCAGATCATCGAGGAGCGACGCGAGATCGCCCTGCAAGAACTGCTGCGCCTGACCGGCACCACCGCCGAAGTGGTGCGCCGCATCGAGGACCGCGGCTTGATCCAAATCGCGCCCGCCGTGGTCGAACGAGATCCCTACGCCAACGAAACCATCGTTCCCACCACTCCACTCACCTTAAACACTGAGCAAGCCTCCTGCCTCAAAGCCCTGGTTCAGGCGCTCGACCAGACCCCAAGCCAATCGGAACTCAAAGCTCAGGGTCCCAAAAAGCCATCCGTCAACATCGGCGCTCCCTCTACTTTCCTGCTGCATGGTGTTACCGGCAGCGGCAAGACCGAGGTCTACTTGCAGGCCATCGCGGAGGCGATGGACCGCGGTCGCGGCGCGATCGTGCTGGTGCCGGAAATTTCCCTTACCCCGCAGACCGTCGAGCGCTTCAAAGCCCGATTTTCCTCCGGCAAACACCAGACCCTGGTGGCGGTGCTCCACAGCCATCTGTCCACTGGGGAGCGTCACGACGAGTGGCACAAGATCCGGCAAGGCCGCGCTCGGATCGTGATCGGCGCCCGCTCGGCCATCTTTGCTCCCGTCGAGCCCCTCGGGTTGATCATTGTCGATGAGGAGCATGAGCACTCCTACAAGCAGGAGGAGGCGCCGCGATATCACGCCCGCGATGTCGCGGTTGTCCGTGGCCAGATGGAAGGTGCCGTCGTGGTGCTGGGCTCGGCCACTCCCTCGATGGAGAGTTACTACAACGCCAAGCGCGGGAAGTATGCCCTGCTCGAGATGCCCACCCGAATCGATGATCGCAAGCTCCCGCTGGTCCGGATCGTGGACATGCGCAACGAGGCACGCAAAGCGAAGGGTCCACCGATTTTCTCGCAGCCGTTGAAGGAGGGCATCCAGTCTCGCCTCGATCGGAAGGAGCAGGTCATGTTGTTCCTCAACCGACGCGGCTATTCCACCTCGCTCCAATGCCCGAAGTGCGGCTATGTGGCGGGTTGTCCCAACTGCAGCATCTCCCTCACCTTCCATAGGTCGCAGGGCCTGCTCCGCTGCCACATCTGCAGCCACAGCGCCCCGGCTCCCACTCAATGTCCGGAGCCCAGCTGCCGGAACCCAGGAATCCGCTACTCCGGGCTAGGCACCGAGAAGGTGGAAGAGACGCTCCGCAAACTCTTTCCCCATGCCCAGGTGGCCCGCATGGACTCCGACACGCTGCATCGCAAGGAAGACTATCGCCGGATCCTGGGCGACTTCCGCACCGGCAAAATCGATATCTTGGTCGGCACGCAGATGATCGCCAAGGGACTTCACTTTCCCAATGTCACGATGGTTGGAATCATCCATGCCGACCTGAGCTTGCACATGCCCGATTTCCGCGCCGGCGAGCGGACGTTCCAGCTCCTCACCCAGGTGAGCGGTCGGGCTGGCCGAGGAGACGTGGAAGGCGAGGTGTTCGTGCAGGCGTTCACTCCGTTCCACCCCGCGATTCAGTATGCCCGGCGTCACGACTTCCAAGGGTTCTACGATCAGGAGACGGAGTTTCGAGAGCAACTGAAGTATCCCCCTTTCAGCCGCATTGCCCTCCTGACCCTCAAAGGCAGAAACGAGGAAAAGGTGGACTTCACCGCGAGCCATCTCATGCGCGAGATCGAACGGCTGTTCACCGGCTGGAAGGATCTGGTGCTGGCCGGCCCTGCGCCCGCTCCCCTGGCCAAAGCCGAATCGTTCTACCGCTATCAGCTGATGATCCGCTGCCGCCAAATGACCGCCTTGAGCCAGAAACTATCCCACTTCCTGGTCGGACGAGAGTGGCCCGACGACATCACGGTAACCGTGGATGTCGATCCCGTAAACATGGGTTAG
- a CDS encoding VCBS repeat-containing protein: protein MNRTALQPFATASLAVAGLLATAPSSIEGGEAQPWKAGDGHRWLSLAPAGTSTPGFTRLAPTQTGILFTNQLEEWQSAFNRVLLNGSGVATGDFDQDGRPDVFFCGLNTPNALFRNLGDWKFQNVTREAGASLEGKFFRGATFADVNGDRWPDLLITTVSRGVILLLNDGHGKLRDATVESGMGGNPGSVTLALADFDGNGTLDLYVANNRTDDIRDRGQIKLNLVNGKAVVPPQFQNRILVEGGQVLELGEPDQLYRNDGRGHFTPVPWTNGVFLDEAGQPLQQPPRDWGLSATFRDINQDGWPDLYVCNDFWTPDRIWINDGHGRFRALPTLAMRNMSASSMGVDFADVDTDGHIDFFVVDMLSRKPSWRKRQMLAQAPAPSVIGLGADRPQLMRNTFFHARGDGTYEELANFAGLAASEWSWQPLFLDMDLDGRADLLIASGHVMDVQDLDANQAINARQHSWDHIKNEVERRQAFANELMEHNRLYPRLNTPILSFRNQGNLRFTETTTEWGTGDDGVHHGIATADFDGDGDLDLAVNNLGSAAGIYRNNASGNRIVVSLRGADANTFAIGARVECLAPGLPRQLAEVVSGGRYASGSDTDLTFAAGSTAGEVELRIQWPSGQKSSHRQLTVNRRYDIAEPGPRRSNPATALRAAPPATPRAEEPWFQDRTKSLNHSHLELPFDDFELQPLLPHRLSQAGPAVAWFDLDGDGSEELLIGSGRGGRPGVYRVAANSGFVPMDSAEGIPTLPDDSTTLVGWVSATGERWAWVALAGYEAELSVPLMKLAWSNNHLSLTPAPLPNLPKSVGAMAVGDLDGDGDLDLVVAGGVRRGHYPESDPSAVYRSEGGTLVWDERTSALLKDAGLASSLLWSDLDRDGFPELIMACEWGPIRIWTNDRGTLRTAAGEYGLNEKAFTGRWTGLSSADIDGDGNLDLVVGNWGLNSIYQASIERPAKLFFGDLAERGAFDLLETEYDSDRSGWTPRRGWNELAPSLPFLREQFTSHAAYANASVEEVLGDRRAQAQVRELGTLGSVLLLNRTNRFEARRLPDAAQWSPAFGVNLADLDGDGHPELVMAQNFFATQSGMPRLDAGRGLILRQVTGTADFTAVTGASSGIEVYGEQRGSAVGDYDGDGRLDLVLTQNGAPTRVFQNRRGPAGVRVRWIGPPGNPQGIGTTFETRARDGRTIVREIRAMDGYRSSGSTVAVIPTTTETRVLTTRWPGGKVTTSALPPTAREVTVKWVSP, encoded by the coding sequence GTGAACCGCACCGCCCTCCAGCCATTCGCCACAGCGTCGCTCGCCGTAGCGGGTTTGCTGGCGACGGCTCCGTCATCGATCGAGGGAGGAGAAGCTCAGCCCTGGAAAGCGGGTGACGGTCACCGCTGGTTGTCCCTCGCACCGGCCGGCACGTCAACGCCGGGCTTCACTCGCCTGGCGCCAACCCAGACCGGGATCTTGTTCACCAATCAATTGGAGGAATGGCAGTCAGCCTTCAACCGGGTACTTCTCAACGGATCCGGGGTAGCCACTGGTGACTTCGACCAGGACGGAAGGCCGGATGTGTTCTTCTGCGGTCTAAACACCCCCAACGCACTCTTCCGAAACCTCGGAGACTGGAAGTTCCAAAACGTCACCCGGGAGGCTGGCGCGAGCCTAGAAGGAAAATTTTTTCGCGGCGCCACCTTCGCGGATGTCAATGGCGATCGCTGGCCAGACCTGCTCATCACCACCGTCAGCAGAGGCGTAATCCTCCTGCTGAATGATGGGCACGGGAAGTTGAGAGATGCGACGGTTGAAAGCGGCATGGGTGGGAACCCGGGAAGCGTCACGCTCGCGCTGGCGGACTTCGACGGCAACGGCACGCTCGATCTCTATGTCGCCAACAATCGCACCGACGACATCCGGGACCGCGGCCAGATCAAACTGAACCTAGTCAACGGCAAGGCCGTCGTTCCCCCGCAATTTCAAAACCGAATACTCGTGGAGGGCGGACAGGTACTCGAGCTCGGGGAACCCGACCAGCTCTACCGGAACGATGGACGAGGGCACTTCACGCCCGTGCCTTGGACCAACGGAGTGTTTCTCGATGAGGCGGGACAGCCGCTCCAACAGCCACCTCGAGACTGGGGCCTCAGCGCCACATTTCGCGACATCAACCAGGACGGCTGGCCGGACCTTTATGTCTGCAATGACTTCTGGACCCCAGACCGGATCTGGATCAACGACGGACATGGGCGCTTTCGTGCCTTGCCGACGCTCGCGATGCGCAACATGAGCGCAAGCTCGATGGGAGTGGACTTCGCGGATGTCGATACCGATGGTCACATCGACTTTTTTGTTGTCGACATGCTCAGCCGAAAACCTTCGTGGAGAAAACGTCAGATGCTCGCCCAGGCACCAGCCCCATCGGTGATCGGACTCGGCGCGGATCGACCGCAACTCATGCGCAACACCTTCTTCCACGCCCGCGGCGACGGAACCTATGAAGAGCTGGCCAACTTCGCGGGGCTCGCCGCCTCGGAGTGGTCGTGGCAGCCGCTCTTCCTCGATATGGATCTCGACGGACGAGCGGACCTGCTGATCGCCTCGGGACACGTCATGGATGTTCAAGATCTGGATGCCAATCAAGCCATTAACGCGCGGCAGCACTCCTGGGATCACATCAAGAACGAGGTGGAACGCCGGCAAGCCTTCGCGAATGAATTGATGGAGCACAACCGGCTCTACCCCCGTCTCAACACGCCCATCCTCAGCTTCCGCAACCAGGGGAATCTGCGGTTTACCGAAACTACCACTGAGTGGGGAACGGGGGACGATGGCGTGCATCATGGTATCGCCACGGCCGATTTCGACGGGGATGGCGACCTGGATCTGGCAGTCAACAATCTAGGATCGGCCGCCGGGATCTACCGCAACAATGCCTCTGGCAACCGCATCGTCGTTAGCCTCCGAGGAGCCGACGCGAACACGTTTGCCATCGGGGCTCGAGTGGAGTGTTTGGCCCCTGGGCTGCCTCGCCAGCTTGCCGAAGTGGTGAGTGGCGGCCGCTACGCCTCGGGATCCGACACCGACCTCACTTTCGCCGCCGGATCGACTGCTGGCGAGGTCGAGCTCCGAATCCAATGGCCGTCAGGCCAGAAGTCCAGCCACCGTCAGCTCACCGTCAATCGGCGCTATGACATTGCCGAACCGGGACCACGGCGCTCTAACCCCGCAACAGCCCTTCGTGCCGCTCCCCCAGCCACTCCCCGAGCTGAAGAACCCTGGTTCCAAGATCGAACAAAGTCCCTCAACCATTCCCACCTCGAATTGCCATTCGATGACTTTGAACTGCAACCGCTGCTCCCTCACCGGTTAAGCCAAGCCGGACCGGCGGTCGCCTGGTTCGATCTGGATGGGGATGGAAGCGAGGAACTGCTCATCGGATCAGGCCGCGGTGGTCGACCGGGCGTGTATCGCGTGGCAGCGAACTCCGGATTCGTGCCGATGGATTCAGCTGAAGGTATCCCGACCCTTCCTGACGACTCCACCACTCTGGTAGGGTGGGTATCCGCAACCGGAGAGCGTTGGGCATGGGTAGCGCTCGCCGGCTATGAGGCTGAATTATCGGTGCCCCTGATGAAGCTCGCCTGGTCGAACAATCATCTGTCCCTCACGCCGGCTCCCCTGCCCAACCTGCCGAAGAGTGTCGGAGCTATGGCGGTCGGAGACCTGGACGGGGATGGCGACCTGGATCTCGTTGTGGCTGGAGGGGTTCGTCGTGGTCATTATCCCGAATCCGATCCCAGTGCCGTCTATCGAAGCGAAGGAGGAACTTTGGTCTGGGATGAGAGGACGAGTGCGTTACTGAAGGACGCTGGACTGGCCAGCTCACTCCTGTGGTCGGACTTGGATCGAGACGGATTTCCGGAACTCATCATGGCGTGCGAGTGGGGACCGATCCGGATCTGGACGAACGATCGCGGTACGCTCCGTACCGCGGCCGGGGAGTATGGGCTGAATGAAAAGGCCTTCACCGGCCGGTGGACGGGCCTCAGTTCGGCGGATATCGATGGAGACGGGAACCTGGATCTGGTCGTGGGCAACTGGGGCCTTAACTCGATCTACCAAGCAAGTATCGAACGGCCGGCAAAACTTTTCTTCGGCGATCTAGCCGAACGTGGCGCGTTCGATCTGCTGGAGACGGAATATGATTCCGACCGCTCGGGCTGGACCCCGCGGCGCGGTTGGAATGAGCTGGCCCCTTCCCTCCCTTTTTTGCGGGAGCAGTTCACAAGTCATGCGGCCTACGCGAACGCCAGCGTCGAGGAGGTGCTTGGCGACCGACGAGCCCAGGCTCAGGTCCGCGAGCTCGGAACCCTGGGGTCCGTTCTATTGCTCAACCGGACGAATCGGTTCGAAGCTCGAAGGCTGCCCGATGCCGCCCAATGGTCTCCGGCCTTCGGAGTGAACCTGGCGGATCTCGACGGCGACGGACATCCCGAGCTGGTCATGGCTCAGAACTTCTTTGCCACCCAATCCGGCATGCCCCGTTTGGATGCGGGGCGAGGGTTGATCCTCCGTCAGGTCACCGGCACGGCCGACTTCACTGCCGTTACCGGAGCCAGCTCTGGCATCGAGGTGTATGGGGAACAACGCGGGTCGGCAGTGGGCGACTACGACGGGGACGGCCGGTTGGATCTAGTCCTGACCCAGAACGGAGCGCCCACCCGAGTCTTCCAGAACCGGCGAGGACCGGCGGGCGTGAGGGTCCGATGGATCGGACCGCCCGGTAACCCGCAGGGCATCGGCACCACGTTCGAAACTCGCGCTCGCGATGGACGAACGATTGTCCGGGAGATCCGAGCGATGGATGGTTACCGATCCAGCGGCTCGACGGTCGCAGTGATCCCTACTACAACAGAAACGCGCGTCCTCACCACCCGCTGGCCGGGCGGGAAAGTGACCACGTCCGCCCTTCCCCCAACCGCGCGCGAGGTAACCGTCAAGTGGGTGAGCCCGTGA